The Phycisphaerae bacterium genome includes a region encoding these proteins:
- a CDS encoding alpha-L-rhamnosidase codes for MTSPSQRRDPLNRFLAMPARIVWSDPAAGAIENPDALLRDDLTVCRLAAGDGPGPSITLDFGREYNGSVRIAVPASTPRMHVPLRIRFGESVSETFADPNNDHAIHDFTVDFPGMGTQEFGLTGFRFVRIDLLEPNTAVTIRSVQAVAIERDRQFLGSFESSDQRLNEIYRVGARTVHLCCQDIVMDGIKRDRLAWMGDLHPQLHVIAALFGPHEVVPHTLDFLRDTTDPDAWINNIPSYSLWWIVSHWDWYMLTADLPYLRAQRDALTHLTKRLANHIDPDGRQTLGSFVDHALLGDPTAEGESIQAIFVLAADAAAKIARAINDDQLADLASQLHQKLRAAPLAESPRKHVHAVRAIAGLEDPRHANQICLALQPDRQLSTWFGYYVLQARALADDHAGCLDLIRSYWGGMLDLGATTFFEAFETEWLENAGRMDEIVPPDKRDVHGYCGKGCYEGQRHSLCHGWAAGPTAWLPREVLGIVPLEPGYRKAAVRPHLADLTFAAGTLPTPHGPITVEHSRRPDGAVASKIDAPPKVELA; via the coding sequence ATGACATCCCCATCCCAGCGCCGAGACCCCCTCAACCGCTTCCTCGCCATGCCCGCCCGAATCGTCTGGTCCGATCCCGCCGCCGGCGCCATCGAAAACCCCGACGCCCTCCTCCGCGACGACCTGACAGTCTGCCGCCTCGCCGCCGGCGACGGACCCGGCCCCTCCATCACCCTCGACTTCGGCCGCGAATACAACGGCTCCGTCCGCATCGCCGTCCCCGCCTCCACCCCTCGAATGCACGTCCCCCTCCGCATCCGCTTCGGCGAATCCGTCTCCGAAACCTTCGCCGACCCCAACAACGACCACGCCATCCACGACTTCACCGTCGACTTTCCCGGCATGGGAACCCAGGAATTCGGCCTCACCGGCTTCCGCTTCGTCCGCATCGACCTCCTCGAACCCAACACCGCCGTCACCATCCGATCCGTCCAAGCCGTCGCCATCGAACGCGACCGCCAATTCCTCGGTAGCTTCGAATCCTCCGACCAACGCCTCAACGAAATCTACCGCGTCGGTGCCCGCACCGTCCACCTCTGCTGCCAGGACATCGTCATGGACGGCATCAAACGCGACCGCCTCGCCTGGATGGGCGACCTCCATCCGCAGCTCCACGTCATCGCCGCCCTCTTCGGTCCGCACGAGGTCGTCCCCCACACCCTCGACTTCCTCCGCGATACCACCGACCCCGACGCCTGGATCAACAACATTCCCTCCTACTCCCTCTGGTGGATCGTCAGCCACTGGGACTGGTACATGCTCACCGCCGACCTGCCCTACCTCCGCGCTCAGCGCGACGCCCTCACCCACCTGACCAAACGCCTCGCCAACCATATCGACCCCGACGGCCGGCAAACCCTCGGCAGCTTCGTCGACCACGCCCTCCTCGGCGACCCGACCGCCGAAGGCGAATCCATCCAAGCCATCTTCGTCCTCGCTGCAGACGCAGCCGCCAAAATCGCCCGCGCCATCAACGACGACCAACTCGCCGACCTCGCCTCACAACTCCACCAGAAACTCCGCGCCGCCCCGCTCGCCGAAAGCCCGCGCAAACACGTCCACGCCGTCCGCGCGATCGCCGGTCTCGAAGACCCGCGACACGCCAACCAAATCTGCCTCGCCCTCCAACCCGACCGCCAACTCTCCACCTGGTTCGGCTACTACGTCCTCCAGGCCCGCGCCCTCGCCGACGACCACGCCGGATGCCTCGACCTGATCCGATCCTACTGGGGCGGCATGCTCGACCTCGGCGCCACCACCTTCTTCGAAGCCTTCGAAACCGAATGGCTCGAAAACGCCGGCCGGATGGACGAGATCGTCCCGCCCGACAAACGCGACGTCCACGGCTACTGCGGCAAAGGCTGCTACGAAGGCCAGCGTCACTCCCTTTGCCACGGCTGGGCCGCCGGGCCCACCGCCTGGCTCCCCCGCGAAGTCCTCGGCATCGTCCCGCTCGAACCCGGCTACCGCAAAGCCGCCGTCCGCCCGCACCTCGCCGACCTGACCTTCGCCGCCGGAACCCTGCCCACCCCGCACGGCCCCATCACCGTCGAACACTCCCGCCGGCCCGACGGCGCCGTCGCCTCAAAAATCGACGCCCCACCCAAGGTCGAACTCGCGTAA